The DNA region GGTCGCGTCATCGGATGCTCCGGATCGGGCCGAGTAacaggggaggctccgctgccacttccagctgctgggGGCCCAGGCTGTCAATTGGGTGGGGCCTGTTACGTACaacgtaactgggttgccaaaccagcagaaatggatcactcagttggagtctggagtactagaactaagaaagttttattaaaggaacaagcaacacagtaatcgaaaggataataaatgcaacagttcagcgatgataaacacacatgtgcacagaattaagataacagcatcaatcaagtctatcgttgtctaggggtaaatgatcaaatttccaagtgactcaaagttcagttcgcagtaatcgttgccatggcgatggacaacgtgggggaagagagacagagagaacaggaacaacagATCATTCAGagcggcttcactcacagaccggggagctggctcacaagcagcttttgggcgggtccttggtgatgtcacctgaggtcaccgactgtgacccctcctccagatgcggtcgatcctctgcagtgaacccggcacccaggcaagggcggacacacaccgggttcccgctgatcgtacctttccaccctggtcgttgtctgatacttctcacccactcgtgagaggcgcacacttccagggtctcgttacctcgggtggcgtgtgtgtctccttagcaaacctgtccctttttatccccctgctggggtatcgcctgtccatcacttcaaacagttcagggttcaaagggggagccgctccagacagctctctctcccccgtcccttcattacacatctccagacgctgctccattgttcctcatctctccttcccctgagggcaggtggcagaccacttgctgatgtcactgatgctaacccaggccagcaaacatcttaattttatgtgtattctcgtaacacttcccccctttaaggatttttaccgggaggtaaaaattacaaacatgaatacattatttgatacatacacaatatacatctttatcagctatttggctaacacagcgagtttgaagctgtcaacaccttgacagacagtcatcacattttctgttcctcttacacgtgttattaataatcccttagaccaggctccaacccagcaaacttcatagtggccaaaaacactgatgaattgcgaccaatgtaacctctcatttggttttgtcccggaccacaataacaagggtcgtcccattccgactcagttttctctcgcaagggcttagtaggagggggacgggtatttgaccgcagagttattgcaaaacttcctgcagtaccccaccatctccaaaagccttctgagggccctcttgtctgtcagggttgggaggtcagcgatagcctgcactgtagcttgcatcactgccagctgcccctgtgtcaccacaattcccaggtaagtgactctcgtgtggccgaattcatttttttcaaggttcactatcaaactggcttcagacagccgtattaaattgccaatacactcctctgtgttcatcagccatttagtcactgaattactcattaaatatgggtgttgtttacttggctgccctattgtaaccacaatcacccaacgtcccagttctttgcatttccacgggacaatcaaacacatgggtgcgagtcgtttaattactccttctaaagattcgctttgttcggggattaagggagagaccttatcagtagacctggccaaaacaatagccttctcccatcctaatcttttcaaaatggttttttcctcttatcaggtggcccctagcttcattgatttccacgctaacaccgactaggtttgttagcatatcaaaagccggtgaccgtcacagttcgcgtcggtcatgatcaataacatttttccccctggtcagccggtaaatctctttcatgattccaccaactgtttcctccagcatcgcaaaatgtccaccgggtggtacctcgtgggccatgttaaaaacctcatccccataactcttttgcaccacccccgactcctcatctgcgggtacggtacttggtttccctttcttccttagcacttcctcatccgcacaacagcctactagttcccttgtcaaggctgtgtcagagagagctgtctcggcaaaaaccatcagcccctcgtctcgctcctgcgtctgcacaaattctttcctggctactgctacgtccgtcccagctccctcactacctcttatctcactaccccctgtctcatacaaggttggcagaaatgtttcagctaagTTTATGCCGGCCTCTGCAGCTTTCCTCGCCATCCgtaaagtgtccggctttcccacaattataacagatgaccccaggagacttcctaccagactgctcccggtctaccttatccttttcactagtccctggcttactttctgacttttccggcggactctccccgccgtcctgactacccttctggtagcctttactcggggcaaacttcattttatgcgtcaacgcatactcatccgctaacttagcagttgcggctaacgtggctgcctctttctcatcgaggtagggtctcataccctcagggacacaacctttaaactgctcaatcagaatcagctgcagcagtctgtcataatccccctctacccctttggaggcgcaccaacgctcacaatatgtttgcatctcacgagcaaactccaaatacgtgcggtcccactgcttcctcgcattccggaacctctgccagtatgcctccgggaccaactcataaatcctgaggatggcctctttcaccacctcatacctctgggcatcttccgcggacaaagctgagtaagcttcttgggccttccctttcagtacactctgaagtaaaacaacccacttatccctcggccagtcctgacttatagccactttttcgaagtggagaaagtaccgatccacgtcggtatcgtcaaatgggggaaccagcctaacctgctgggtcgcccggaaccctccaccttggttcggcacgagcccctgctcggcccttatctttaacttctccagctcaaattccctttccctctgtttccctctctcttctcgctcccattgcctctctttctcctctctctctaactgtctgtccctctctttctcttctctctctaactgtctctctctctctttctcttctctttccaactgtcgtacccggaactcgtgctcgagtctcagtttttcaagttgtacctgtaccgcgtctccagcaggtttttcaatagacaccacccccagctcaccttgtggaaacacacctttagatacatagtgctctacaataactctgtgtatctcctctctcctcattgtcgacttcaccttagcaagattcaaccgtttggccacagctatcaattccgatttcctggcatcctctaatgcctccaaggtcggcgcctttataaattcctcagcctccatttctgctgtttgtcttttctttctttcgggaattttaacccaatcaatttactccgtcccaaatttagcgttcaaaatcgcggacgagaaccccacttatgttacgtaccccgtaactgggttgccaaaccagcagaaatggatcactcagttggagtctggagtactagaactaagaaagttttattaaaggaacaagcaacacagtaatcgaaaggataataaatgcaacagttcagcaatgataaacccacatgtgcacagaattaagataacagcatcaatcaagctctatcgttgtctaggggtaaatgaccaaatttccaagtgactcaaagttcagttcgcagtaatcgttgccatggcgatggacaacgtgggggaagagagacagagagaacaggaacaactgatcattcagcacagcttcactcacagaccggcgagatggctcacaagcaacttttgggcgggtccttggtgatgtcacctgaggtcaccgactgtgacccctcctccagatgcggtcgatcctctgcagtgaacccggcacccaggcaagggcggacacacaccgggttcccgctgatcgtacctttccaccctggtcgttgtctgatacttctcacccactcgtgagaggcgcaccgcttccagggtctcattacctcgggtggcgtgtgtgtctccttagcaaaccggtccctttttatccccctgctggggtatcgcctgtccatcacttcaaacagttcaaggttcaaagaggggagccgctccagacagctctctctcccccgttccttcattacacatctccagacgctgctccattgttccttatctctccttcccctgagggcaggtggcagaccacttgctgatgtcactgatgctaacccaggccagcaaacatcttaattttatgtgtattctcgtaacaggccCCAAAACTAACACTTAATCCCGGATTGCCGGGCtgctggctgaaacaagtctgtAAACCGAGacacggttgcggaggcctctgcTCCAGCCACTGAATTAGAGCAAGTACAGGTTGACCACCGATTTTCCAGCACCCTTGGTTCCTGAGCCTTGCCAGATTAATGTTTTTGTTGGATAAAAAGAGGTTTCACAATAATAACAGCAAAAATGGACTGCAGAAGCTTaaaaaggattattaattaaacaaaaaataaaatgtaattttaTTAATTACTGtgcttacaaagaatggtgtttcTCAGTTAtctttttaaacatttcatccAAGTGAAGTTGTTTCACGTGTTTTGATCTCTCTCGGTACAATTTTTCTTGCATCAAATAAAAGTTCATTAGTTCGTGTCTGCCACGAAGGTACATTTCTCTCATGCTTTGATTAAATCATCCAACGACTCACTTAACTTGTCAGTAGTAAATCTTTCAGTTTCATTATCGTTGCTGCCATCTTCAACATTCAGTGTGTTTTTATCAGCATTCAGAGCACTGTCTATAATTTCCAAGTCCATAAGGTGTTTCGTCGTTGACAATTATCCACTCAGGTAGATTTTCTTCATTAAGACTACTTGCTATATGTTTGCTATATATAGGTGAAGGAAGTCCGGTAACACTTCATGCATATGCAAGCAAATCAGGAACAACAACTTTCTCCTTTGGGTACACGAAATCCTGTAAAATCATCGCCAAGCTTTTCTGCAGGCACATCATCAAACATCAAGGCAAGCTACAAATTATGCCAGTTATTCTTTAGTGTTGAAGGTTCTACCTTTTCCCATTCTCAAGCAATGAACCAAAGAACATCCTtcatgggccggctggtggcacaatgacattggcgctggacccgggagcggGGGTTCcggggttcgaaaccagtcgggtctgctcccgagtatgctatccatccgtgctgggttgagtgtcgagatcgcaacgcgacctcataaaataaaaggaaaaatactgcgaggatgtctgtgtgaggagtggccacacagtctctctctcgctccgcaccttgtaaGAAGCCATGAAGAAAATATCATCACTGAtgcatgcacacacgcacacaggcaCACAGCAAAACAAAAAAGAACGTCCTTCATGATaaaatctttgtaaatgtctGCACAGAATTGCCAGCATTCACCTCATCTAACAGGCATTTCATGACAACTGAGCCTTGTAATTTCATCCGAATTAAAAGAGATGCTTAACCATCACTTTCTGGAAAATCTGTGGTCAATCTGTATATGCATTCATCAAATTGTCCTGCAGGAGTGCTAACATAAAAGGTTTAAATGGTTAAAAGGAATTGGCTGTGATAAACCTCTTGTATAATTACCATGAAGGTTATTGGCCTAAGGTGGTAAAAGTCAGAGTTACAGATTTATCTATGAAGCAAAAGCAAACTTTAATGCTcttccttctgtggattgaaaatataATAGGTTAATTGAAGAAATCAGAGAATTAATCTGTATCAGTTTAAAATGGTCCAGTTCAATTCTACAAACTTACTTTTACAGGATTTTTATTATTGGGCAAATATTTTACACAATTTTTCCATTTACTAGTGCAAATAATTATCCAGCAATAACTGCTAATATAAGGAATGGGAAATgtagataattttttttaaaattctcatctgAATTTGTCTAACTACAGCCAGTAATAAAGGAAGTAAGGCATATTGAATCAGTGTTCTAAATAATGATGTTGTATTAATGGTTACCTTTTGCATGTAGCCTCCGAAGTGCAAGGACATATGCGACAtggtttttttcttcttttcttcttcctcTGCTCTCTTTCTCAACTCTTCCTCTTCCTTCCTGGCTCTTTCCTCCTATTATAAAATAAATAGACAATTACCCGTCTGCTTGCTTTTCTCTTATTGTGCAATGAAAGGTAGCTCAAGCATCATTGCTTACCGCGATCCTTGACTGGCGTTCCTTCTCCCTCTCCGCTTGAATCCTAtgctgctctgctctttctgctCGACGTTTTTCCTGCATTGGAAATTCATGTGTATTTCATCAGATAAGTTAATCTGTGTCCTTTTGGAGAGAATCCACCATTTGAACTATGGTTCAAGTAAAATACAAACCTAGTAAATATTTCATCTAAAGGCAGTCATTGATTTTAGAACACTTTAGAGACTTTAGCCATCACTAAGCTTGCTTGGTCTTGTGAATGAATTTAAAACGAATTCTGACTATTATGTGATGATTCAGTCAAATGGGGTTCAAGAGAAATGCAAGTTGACCCTTTTGGGAAGGAGAGAAGACATGGGCACAagtgattctacagatgctggaaatccagagtaatacgtacaaaatgctggaggaacaccgTAGGTCGGGCATCATTCATGGAAAAGAACgaacagtcaacctttcaggccAAGAAACCTCAGTAGGACACTGAGTTTGagagtttattcctttccactgaTGGTGGCTCtctgctgagctgctccagcacTATCACAGAAGACGTGGAGGCAGCTCAGAGCCATTCTTGTCTTGTGCATTGATTTATCATTGGTTGTATTGGTAAGCTCTCGATGATGGTATTGCAGCAGTGCCCTTAGCAAGTGCCAGGTGGGCACCTGAACTTGCAACATGGTAGAACCGACAACAGTTTGAGTTGTGCATCCGCCTGCTACATGTAGGTGACGTTCCTCCCAGCTAGCCTGCATCCTCAAACACAGGAGTTCCAGCCCACTttacaccattaagcaaggggtctgttgacctcaggttgggaactatTGCTACTATCCTTCCCTTTGAAGCCTTCTCATTTACTTGTTATCTTATAAGTTATTGTTTATCCCCCAATTGATTTAGTCATTAATATTAACAAGGATATTTATTTAGTTAAATTGGGCAAAATGCAAACTTAGTTGAGTGCATTCAGTTAacttaattttaaattcctcttgCACTGGTCTAAGCAAGAcaataatgggccaaatggccttaaaATCTGGTCAATTGTTTACGTCTTTAAAGAATGGGGGACCAAATCCTGGTTCTGTAAAATAACACCGTCAGGAGTACAATGTAAAGCTCGTATTTCAGTCCAAAGCTCTCGCACACCTGATCACAGTTCATGGCACAATAACATGTAAATTCCATAAAAACCATTCGTAGATCAACTCAGATTTCTTTTAATGATTTTGAACTCTAAGTACAGGATGTCCTTGGTGATAGCAGTTTCTGCCATAAGCACATCGAACTGCAATGCCCACTCTTATCTCCAGACACTGCAAGTGACCAGATGGCAGATCACAGAGCTTCCTCAAGATGTCGTACAGAGTCAAcccgaatttccagcatctgcagatttcctcgtgtccgcATTTTTAAACTCACAATTCTTTCCTTCAAAGCAATTATTTCCTCTTCATCTTTCTTCCTGTTCTCAAAATGAACTTCAATTAAAGTCTGCAGCTCTAAGAGATCCTTCTCCATACGTTTACGGTGGATGTCCTGCAAAATAGAAACCATGTACATGAGCTCCATCTCATTTAACAGTCTCGCAAATCCTTAAAAACAAGAGGTTAGTATAGTACCATGATTTATCCTTAGGGAAAAAAACAGGTAGATCCAGGATAAATTGTTGATGCATCTAATCTCATCTATGACTATATTGAGCATAATATAGTGGGCTTTAGGGCATCATGAGTGCAGGACCAACACACTGCAGAAGGTTTTTCATTGATCTACAGGAAATGCAAAATTTTGGCTTCGTATGTGCTTCAACCATATCAAAACATTGTAGATGATATGATAGACGCAAGGGACTATTTCCTTTAGTATGGGAACTGGAGTAAAGATCATAATCTTAAAATGAGAAGGAGGTGTaatcaggaagattgttcccacaTAAAGATCAGTGAAAGCCATCTAGAAGTATGGGAGTGAATGACAGAATATGAAATaagtgacaagaaaaaaaaactgctcaatgagcaataaacaaaacaaagaagGAAAACATGCTTACATCGAAGTCGACCCTTTCTCCATCTGGAATCTTAGGTGGCACAAGGTTGGGCAAAAAGAGTCTACAGAATCAAAAAAATAATTAAACTGTGTTACATCACGTTTGTTGCTCCCAAGCTCACTTGGCACGTCACACTTTGAAAGGAATAAATTATCTACTATGCTTCTAAGATACTAATCAAGGTATTTTCTTTGTATCACAGATTACTTCCAGGGGTCTTCAATTTAATTGATTTCACCTGCCCAGAAGTAATTTTGCTGGTTATGGCAGCCTTATGGATTTATAACTGGGCAAACAATTGGATGCCTGGACCATTAATCCACACGTTCCAGTCTCACCATGGCACTAAAACTAATTAATGACTGTGAAATTAGTTGACTTTTGTGAAAAAGGAACTGCTTAGGGAAGGAATCTATTACACTTTCCCAGTCTGAACTATATGTTATATTGAGCCcgcagttgcagcagtgtgctTGAATCACAACTGGCCCTTGAAGTAATTTCCAAACAACTCTAAGGGTAAAAAGCTTGAACAATAAATGTTGGCTTTCCAGTGATGCCGGCATCAAACAATTACATATTAATATGTAGCAACAATAAGGTTAAAAATTGTGTTTCAGCAACTAGAAAAAGCAGATCATCTTCCTTCAGTTCATCAGACAGTAGGTTGAGGTAGCAGGCTTTGCTTCTCATTTCCTTCTGTAATTGTGGCAGAAAAAGGACAATGATATTTGATCCCTGATTTCacacaagaaacacacacaaaatgctggaagaactcagcagaccaggcagcatctaatgaaaagagtacagttgatgtatcaggctaagacccttcggcaggactggaggaaaaactATGAGCAGTcaaagttggggggggagggaagaatgaaggaagggagaaacagaaggtgataggtgaaaccgggagggtggGAAGGGTGAGGTAAAGAGCAGGAAGTTGATTGTTAAAAGAGGTACTGGGctgcagaagggggaatctaataggagaggacagaaggccatggaagaaagagaaataaggaggagcagcagagggaggcaatgggcaggcaaggaaacaagaagagagagggaaaaggggatggggaatagagaagaggGGGgctattaccagaagtttgacaaattgatgttcatgccatctggctacccagacggaatacgaggtgttgctcctccaacttcctacttcaatgaggccacactcaggttagaggagcaacaccttatattccatcgggTAACGTcactggacatgtgattaggaaagaggagttagaatgcatggtaattatgggaaagattgaagggaagaaagacaaagacaaatgatgatggagaactggaaatgaataccaatgaattgatcctcttgactcgaaacaggagtatgtgggccatggcagtcaaagctcaaactgggcacgacatctgatgatgatgatgatcctgatggcatgaacatcgatttcttgaggttccggtaatgccccccttctctattccccatccccttgtccctctgtcaccttgtctccttgcctgttcattgcctccctctggtgctcctccccctttctctttcttccatggccttctgtcctctcttatcataTTCCCCCTCCAGCCCAGTGTCTCTTTCActgatcaacttcccaactctttcacTTCACTCTTCACTCATGTTGTGTTTCTCAATCCTCTCCCACCACACTTTAATTCTGATGccccatctttttttctccagtcctgcagaagggtctcagccagaaacatcaaatgtattcctttccacagatactgcctggtctgctgagttcctccagcattttctgtgtgtgacttggatttccagcatctatagattttctcttgtccctGATTTCACTCATTCCTGTTTGCTGGGACTCACCATTTCTGATCCAAATTGCATCCATGGGCCATAGTAAGAGACTCCAATCTGACATCTGAGCCCATGTGTCATGAAGTGTCATTTCATTTGTAATATAGAGAAATTCATCTGTTAACCTTAGTTGGCAGCACCTATGCATTAAACAGCACGTCACtcacctcacctggattcacctatcacttgtcagATGTttctccaccccttcccccttACTCCATGTTATACTTGCTATCTCCCCTCTACTCTTCAGGTCATATGAGGGGCCTCAACACAAGATATTCACTTTCTATTTCccgccacagatgctgtctggcctgctgaatttctccagcaggttttttaaaaacttctatattCAGCAGTGTAATTGTGCATAACAGGAGCCCATAAATGGCAAAGTTCTATGATTAGGTTTTTGTTTAAGAAGAGGATTGCTGGGTGTGGGTAAGCATTGGAGTGGCAGTCAGAAAGAACTTTCTTCTTGGAATAGGATTGTGAGATCTTTTATAGGGTCTCTGTTTTATTCCAAAACATTCCTCTGTTGCTGAACTGAAGTACATGTCACAATAAAGATCACAGCTCATACTGGTATGTTATTTACTGAGCATCATAAATATTTGAATAACGAAGGAAATGATTCAAAATAATGAAAGAGATTAATCTTTCAAGTTGTACTTACCTTGGTTTGGGTTTTTCTTCTTTGATATGGCATATAAAAAGAAGTGAAATGTTTGTTATTCAATGATTTTAAAGTAAACAATTAATTTTCATTGCCAAGTAGTGAGGAAAATCTGTTCAATGAATTAAATAATCAAATTACAAAACTCTAGATTTATTCACCTGTACCTATCCATGAAGCTATTTTTGTTAACTAATTTGTTAATATCTTTTTTCATCAATAACACACCTTGCTGTGAAAACTACTGGCAAGCTAGCACAGCTTTTTagattcttacttcatctctTCAGGTACTGGGCCTTAAATGCTATGCCCATCCAACATGGAAAAGCGCTTAGGTTTCATTGTGAAAAACAACTCAACAGCTACATTGAATTGTTTATAAATTACCCGTATTACATTAAAGTGTAGGCTTGTTGGCCTAACCGACTGTTGAATCACTTTCTGTTGATAACCATCTCTAAAGAAAATCTGTTCCATTGCAGGTAAGGTGCCAACAATTCCAAGTCCAATGTTCCTCAGGTTAGAATTATTTAAAAATGACATAGGCATTTAAAAGAATGATTGTGATATATTTATATATAGAGGTATGAAGAACATGACAAAGTTAGTGTTGGCTATCCATGATAAATCTGTAGCCATTTGGACAGTAAGGTAGTTTTTATTCCATTGGCTTTTTGACAATCAATTCAATAAATTATGTAAGTGATTATTGAAGTATCAGTTTGCATCTGTGTTACTGAAGTGGTCGGGTGAAAGTGGAAGTATAGATTGTGACATTAGCCATTTGTCCCATTTTTCAAATTAGACTAGGCCAAATGGTACATTGGCAGTAATTCAAAAGCTGTTTTTTACTTAATTGTATGATTAGACACAATAACtcttgggaaactttaaaagtgTAAGTGACTATTTTCTTAACCTCCATCCTTTGCATTAGTGTttgtaaaatataaaaatacactATTTAAT from Mobula hypostoma chromosome 13, sMobHyp1.1, whole genome shotgun sequence includes:
- the LOC134355546 gene encoding troponin T, cardiac muscle-like, which produces MEKDLLELQTLIEVHFENRKKDEEEIIALKERIEKRRAERAEQHRIQAEREKERQSRIAEERARKEEEELRKRAEEEEKKKKTMSHMSLHFGGYMQKTDSRRGGKKQTEREKKKKILSERRKSLDIDNLNENELKEKSKELWQWMYQLEAEKFDLQEKMKQQKYEINVLRNRVSDHQSISKGLRGKGKVSGRWK